From the Pedobacter cryoconitis genome, one window contains:
- a CDS encoding SDR family NAD(P)-dependent oxidoreductase — MKLKNKVAVITGSSKGIGAGIAKEYAREGAKVVVNYSSSKESADKVVEEITQNGGTAIAVQADISKIADIKRLFEETKKAYGRLDILVNNASVWRYEKLEDISEETFHLQISTGLMAHMFCAQQAAAMFGESGGSIINLSSTISLNPIPGTLIYCAVKAAVDSLAKTLAKELGARNIRVNTIAPGMTESEGSTADGRPGSEMEKQFLALTPLGRIGLPIDIAKVAVFLASDDAGWVTGERITVAGGLL, encoded by the coding sequence ATGAAACTAAAAAATAAAGTGGCGGTCATTACCGGATCGTCCAAAGGAATCGGCGCCGGGATTGCTAAAGAATATGCAAGAGAAGGTGCCAAAGTAGTGGTAAATTATTCATCCAGCAAAGAATCAGCAGATAAAGTTGTCGAAGAGATTACCCAAAATGGAGGAACAGCTATCGCGGTGCAGGCAGATATTTCAAAGATTGCCGATATAAAAAGACTCTTTGAGGAGACTAAAAAAGCTTATGGCAGGTTAGATATTTTAGTCAATAATGCAAGCGTATGGAGGTATGAAAAGTTAGAGGATATTAGTGAAGAAACCTTTCATTTACAGATTAGTACAGGTCTGATGGCACATATGTTTTGTGCACAACAAGCCGCAGCTATGTTTGGTGAAAGCGGAGGAAGCATTATTAACTTAAGTTCCACTATAAGTTTGAATCCAATACCAGGCACATTGATTTATTGCGCTGTCAAAGCTGCTGTTGATAGTTTGGCGAAAACACTGGCTAAAGAACTTGGGGCAAGAAATATAAGAGTCAATACCATAGCTCCCGGTATGACAGAATCAGAAGGTTCCACAGCAGATGGGAGACCTGGTAGTGAGATGGAAAAACAATTTCTTGCTTTGACCCCATTAGGACGGATTGGACTGCCCATAGATATTGCCAAAGTAGCAGTTTTTCTGGCCTCAGACGATGCTGGCTGGGTTACTGGTGAAAGAATTACCGTTGCAGGTGGTTTATTATAA